The Coccidioides posadasii str. Silveira chromosome 3, complete sequence genome contains a region encoding:
- a CDS encoding uncharacterized protein (EggNog:ENOG410PRSS~COG:M), whose amino-acid sequence MSSVSIRPATLSDLPGIHAIYSHYVHNSVLTFLIHEPPLSYIAGIYNSTRSRGLPFYVAHIDQLRESKEKIIGYACASPFRGNLLGYASTVELTLFIHPEHQSQGFEDDPTREVRYEADGGQGARVKTLLAIMAVDIDGKAKGMGLRDWYVQRGFTEVGRLKEVGFKKGRWIDVIQLQYTLH is encoded by the exons ATGTCCTCCGTATCTATTCGCCCTGCCACACTCTCTGATCTTCCTGGCATCCATGCCATATACAGCCACTATGTTCACAATTCCGTCCTGACCTTCCTCATCCACGAACCGCCGCTCTCTTACATAGCAGGGATATACAACAGTACGCGATCGAGAGGCCTCCCATTCTATGTCGCCCACATCGACCAATTGCGAGAGAGCAAGGAAAAGATCATAGGATATGCCTGTGCGTCGCCATTTAGGGGCAACTTGCTCGGCTACGCATCCACGGTTGAACTTACACTCTTCATACACCCCGAACACCAGTCACAAGGC TTCGAAGACGATCCGACCCGGGAAGTTCGGTATGAGGCCGATGGTGGACAGGGTGCGAGGGTAAAGACTCTCTTGGCAATCATGGCAGTCGATATAGATGGCAAGGCCAAAGGGATGGGTCTGAGGGACTGGTATGTTCAGAGAGGCTTTACGGAGGTCGGAAGATTGAAAGAAGTGGGCTTCAAGAAGGGGAGGTG GATTGACGTGATACAATTGCAGTACACGCTACATTGA